The following coding sequences are from one Gadus macrocephalus chromosome 3, ASM3116895v1 window:
- the LOC132454456 gene encoding proline-rich protein 18-like, whose translation MEVDTSNWPALLRSTVSCFMRASIFSIECFECMTELFSYLILCVAKMPFIPLAASIGHPRSACGPGPGGENMQTKRLSLPASAFNKSKASVDEKCISVKERPALNLRNSGRKSQPKSRVPTAKVVAAPGLNVKSSDQRLSSSTLPSGVSHHTPSKAVEAASKIPLYSHKRRDASSMKRDLHVNHSAVCQKESGFTLMLTPEAVHLLQRRSAERKQRTTLTANSTAAGAEAMNKASKSGRNRQSPSMRHVLLAPQCASPSSRLNIITNSKEAALGDISSIEKTSPLNERHKYDDVEHEEEGDCGVEELVVLKCMEWLRGLENAVVTLGNSTSKGTERLQPNL comes from the coding sequence ATGGAGGTTGATACATCCAACTGGCCTGCTTTACTAAGATCAACAGTTTCCTGTTTTATGCGTGCATCCATTTTTTCCATTGAGTGTTTTGAGTGCATGACTGAACTTTTCTCTTATTTGATTCTGTGTGTTGCTAAAATGCCTTTCATTCCCCTGGCTGCATCGATTGGACACCCTCGCTCGGCCTGTGGTCCAGGACCTGGCGGGGAGAACATGCAGACCAAACGCCTTAGTCTGCCGGCGTCAGCCTTCAACAAATCCAAGGCCTCGGTGGACGAAAAATGCATCTCTGTGAAGGAGCGTCCCGCCCTCAACCTGAGGAACTCGGGGAGGAAGAGCCAACCTAAGAGCCGTGTGCCTACTGCCAAGGTAGTAGCAGCACCAGGACTGAACGTCAAAAGCAGTGATCAACGGTTGTCCTCGTCAACGCTCCCCTCAGGAGTCTCCCACCACACACCTTCAAAGGCAGTCGAGGCCGCGTCTAAGATACCGCTGTACAGCCACAAACGCCGCGATGCGTCCTCTATGAAGAGGGACCTACACGTGAACCACAGCGCTGTTTGCCAGAAAGAATCTGGTTTTACATTGATGTTGACACCGGAAGCTGTTCACCTTTTGCAGAGGAGGAGCGCTGAGAGAAAACAACGCACGACACTGACGGCTAACAGCACCGCAGCTGGGGCTGAGGCCATGAACAAGGCATCGAAGTCTGGAAGGAATAGGCAAAGCCCCTCAATGCGGCATGTGTTGTTAGCACCACAGTGTGCCTCACCCAGCAGTAGGTTGAACATTATAACTAACAGTAAGGAGGCTGCTCTGGGTGACATTAGCTCGATAGAGAAGACATCTCCTCTGAACGAACGGCACAAGTATGACGATGtggagcatgaggaggagggtgaCTGTGGTGTTGAGGAGCTTGTGGTGCTGAAATGCATGGAATGGCTTCGAGGACTGGAAAATGCAGTGGTAACCTTGGGTAACAGTACCAGTAAGGGTACAGAGAGACTCCAACCAAATTTGTAA